Proteins from one Malania oleifera isolate guangnan ecotype guangnan chromosome 4, ASM2987363v1, whole genome shotgun sequence genomic window:
- the LOC131154557 gene encoding pentatricopeptide repeat-containing protein At4g37170, translated as MRAAGQLNDLRQPLLLLKRTISSPCSSPSPSPSPSPSYYSSSSVATHFTKHHIQRSFFKSEGREDRLINRLCREEKFQEAISILCEQKRLRDAIQILDRIDRPSSALYSTLLQLCLQQRALVAGKRVHAHTKASGFAPGPFISNRIMDMYVKCGSLVDAQKVFDEMTARDLCSWNTMIVGYTKAGQLEEACKLFDKMPERDNFSWTAMISGFVRHGQPKKALDLYSAMQRDGNSTCNKFTVSSILAASAAIQSLRLGKEIHGYIIRTGLDSDAIVWSALLDMYGKCGNTEEARRIFNRMFDRDVVTWTAMIDRYFKDGRRDEGFALFMDLMSSGIRPNEFTFAGILNACADHACEGLGKQVHGYMMRIGFDPLSFAASALVHMYSKCGNIKNARRVFKGMPRPDLASWTSLITGYAQNGQSDEALQLFESLLKSPIQPDHIIFVGVLSACTHAGLVDKGLEYFHSITEKHGLTHSADHYACVVDLLSRSGRLKEAENVIDKMPVKPDKFLWASLLGGCRIHGNLELAKRAAEALFEIEPENAATYITMANIYAKTGLWSEVAKIRKTMDDRGVVKKPGFSWIEIKRKAHVFLVGDTSHPKSKEIHDFLGKLSKRMKEEGYVPDTNFVLHDVEDEQKEQDLSYHSEKLAVAFGIISTPPGTPIKVFKNLRTCVDCHTVMKFISKIVERRIVVRDLNRFHCFEEGSCSCGDYW; from the coding sequence ATGAGAGCGGCAGGACAACTAAACGATCTCAGGCAACCTCTTCTCCTGCTCAAGAGGACGATCTCTTCTCCTtgctcttctccttctccttctccttctccttctccttcttatTATTCTTCTTCGTCTGTAGCGACCCACTTCACTAAGCACCACATCCAGAGAAGTTTTTTCAAATCGGAAGGTCGTGAGGATAGGCTCATAAACCGCCTCTGTAGGGAGGAGAAATTCCAGGAAGCCATAAGCATATTATGCGAACAAAAGCGTTTGAGAGATGCTATTCAAATTCTAGACCGTATTGATCGCCCCTCTTCTGCTCTATACTCCACCCTTTTACAACTTTGTCTTCAACAGCGAGCTCTCGTGGCGGGAAAAAGAGTCCATGCTCATACGAAGGCTTCTGGGTTCGCACCTGGGCCTTTCATCTCCAATCGCATCATGGACATGTATGTGAAATGCGGTAGCCTCGTGGATGCGCAGAAGGTATTTGATGAAATGACTGCGAGGGATCTGTGCTCTTGGAATACCATGATAGTGGGATACACGAAGGCTGGGCAACTTGAGGAGGCTTGCAAGTTGTTCGATAAAATGCCGGAAAGGGATAATTTCTCTTGGACGGCAATGATATCTGGTTTTGTTCGCCATGGCCAGCCAAAAAAGGCTCTGGACTTGTATAGCGCAATGCAAAGGGATGGAAACTCAACGTGCAACAAGTTCACTGTTTCGAGCATTCTCGCTGCCTCTGCTGCCATTCAGTCTTTGCGTCTTGGGAAGGAGATTCATGGTTATATAATCCGAACTGGGCTTGATTCAGATGCTATCGTTTGGAGTGCTTTGTTAGACATGTATGGGAAATGTGGGAACACAGAGGAGGCTCGGCGCATATTCAACAGGATGTTCGATAGAGATGTTGTCACATGGACTGCAATGATTGATAGATACTTTAAGGATGGGAGGAGGGATGAAGGATTTGCattgttcatggatttgatgagtTCAGGGATTAGGCCTAATGAGTTCACATTTGCTGGGATTCTTAATGCCTGTGCAGATCATGCTTGCGAGGGTCTAGGGAAGCAGGTTCATGGGTACATGATGCGGATTGGATTTGACCCGTTATCATTTGCAGCTAGTGCACTTGTACATATGTATTCAAAGTGTGGTAATATTAAGAATGCAAGAAGGGTTTTTAAAGGGATGCCCCGACCAGATTTAGCCTCATGGACTTCTCTGATTACTGGATATGCTCAGAACGGTCAATCTGATGAGGCTCTTCAGTTATTTGAGTCGCTACTTAAATCACCTATCCAGCCTGATCACATTATTTTTGTTGGGGTTCTTTCTGCTTGTACTCATGCTGGATTAGTGGATAAAGGGCTTGAGTATTTCCATTCAATAACAGAAAAACATGGGTTAACACATTCCGCTGATCATTATGCTTGTGTAGTTGATCTATTGAGCCGATCTGGCCGGTTAAAAGAAGCTGAAAATGTCATTGATAAAATGCCTGTGAAACCGGATAAGTTTTTGTGGGCTTCCTTACTCGGTGGCTGTAGAATTCATGGAAACCTTGAGCTGGCAAAACGAGCAGCCGAAGCATTATTTGAGATAGAGCCTGAGAATGCTGCAACATATATTACAATGGCCAACATCTATGCTAAAACTGGTTTGTGGAGTGAAGTGGCAAAGATCAGAAAGACTATGGATGATAGAGGAGTGGTGAAGAAACCAGGTTTTAGTTGGATTGAGATCAAGAGAAAGGCCCATGTGTTCTTAGTAGGAGATACCTCCCACCCTAAATCCAAGGAAATACATGACTTTCTGGGGAAGCTTTCAAAGAGGATGAAAGAAGAAGGATATGTCCCCGACACAAATTTTGTGCTGCATGATGTGGAGGATGAGCAGAAGGAGCAAGATCTTTCCTACCACAGTGAAAAGCTTGCAGTTGCATTTGGAATTATTTCTACTCCACCAGGAACTCCTATTAAGGTCTTCAAGAATTTAAGAACTTGTGTAGACTGCCATACTGTAATGAAATTTATCTCAAAGATTGTTGAGAGAAGAATAGTGGTTCGAGATTTAAATAGGTTCCATTGTTTTGAGGAAGGAAGCTGTTCATGTGGAGACTACTGGTGA